Proteins encoded by one window of Nasonia vitripennis strain AsymCx chromosome 5, Nvit_psr_1.1, whole genome shotgun sequence:
- the LOC100124153 gene encoding luc7-like protein 3: MAAAAAAALLDELMGRNRNVLPNEKPKELNWEDPEFCKLYLVKFCPHDLFVNTRADLGVCARVHDDEARELFEKAPYSYRKQQYEDEFIRFCQSMLSEVERKIVKGKQRLALIGKTEAPTLSPAQTQKNEEQIALLTEKINKLVEEAEQSGIQGNVEQAQGLMRLCDQLKEERETLRKSNDNSHYNQTAELAAAQEKQMEVCDVCGAFLIVGDAQQRIDDHLMGKQHVGYARLKSALQEITAKREKARDEKEQRREEERKRARGDDDRRKRDDRDRRDRDRGDRDRDRERHRDRDHDKDREREKDKRRRRDDDKRHDRNSKHGSRSRSRDKHDRHKDDDKEHRHKDRGNHDHRSSSNHQNRKRHRSRSRSRK; the protein is encoded by the exons ATGGCTGCAGCCGCGGCAGCTGCTCTGCTCGATGAGCTCATGGGCAGGAACCGCAACGTACTCCCCAACGAGAAACCTAAGGAACTTAACTGGGAGGATCCCGAG TTCTGCAAACTTTATCTTGTCAAGTTCTGTCCACATGATCTGTTTGTCAACACCAGAGCAGATTTGGGTGTGTGCGCAAGGGTTCACGACGATGAAGCTAGAGAACTCTTTGAGAAGGCTCCTTACAGTTATCGTAAACAGCAATATGAAGATGAGTTTATTAGGTTTTGCCAAAGCATGCTTAGCGAAGTTGAAAGGAAGATTGTCAAGGGAAAACAGCGACTTGCACTAATTGGCAAGACAGAAGCG CCAACTCTATCACCTGCACAAACCCAAAAAAATGAAGAGCAAATTGCTCTATTGACAGAAAAGATAAATAAACTTGTGGAAGAGGCAGAACAAAGTGGGATTCAAGGGAACGTAGAACAGGCTCAGGGTTTGATGCGCCTTTGTGACCAATTAAAGGAGGAGCGTGAAACCTTGCGCAAATCAAATGATAATAGTCATTACAATCAG aCTGCAGAATTAGCTGCTGCTCAAGAAAAGCAAATGGAAGTTTGCGATGTCTGTGGTGCATTCCTCATTGTTGGTGATGCGCAACAAAGAATAGATGATCATTTAATGGGAAAACAGCATGTTGGATATGCAAGGTTAAAAAGCGCTCTACAAGAAATAACA GCAAAACGAGAGAAAGCTAGGGATGAAAAAGAACAACGACGAGAAGAAGAAAGGAAAAGGGCTCGAGGCGACGATgacagaagaaagagagacgatCGAGACAGGAGAGATAGAGATCGTGGTGATCGTGACCGTGATCGTGAGAGGCACAGGGATAGGGATCATGATAAAGACAGGGAAAGGGAAAAGGATAAACGACGAAGGCGAGATGACGACAAAAGGCATGATAG AAATTCCAAGCATGGTAGTAGGAGCAGATCAAGAGACAAGCATGATCGTCACAAGGACGACGACAAAGAGCATCGTCATAAAGACAGAG gtAATCACGACCATCGTTCAAGCTCTAACCATCAAAATCGCAAGCGACACCGATCCAGAAGTAGAAGTCGCAAGTAA